In the Emcibacteraceae bacterium genome, GAAAATATATACGGATTTTATGCATGAACTGGCCAATGCCGCCGCTGCCGTAAGTCTGAAATATTTCAAAAAACACATTGACGTTGAAAACAAAGGCTCCAAACTCGGCACAAGTTTCGATCCTGTCACCATCGCTGATCAGAATACCGAAAAAGCGATACGTGAACTTATCCGGACGTGCTTTCCCGACCATAATATCAGCGGCGAAGAACAGGCAGCTGAACAGAAAGGCAGTAACTTTACATGGGTGATTGACCCGATTGACGGCACCCGCGCCTATATTACCGGCATTCCTACCTGGGCAACACTGGTGTCCCTTCATGACGGCCATAAACCGATCGTGGGCCTGCTGGATCAGCCTTATTTAAAAGAACGCTATATTGGAACTTCAAGGGGGACGTTTTTTAACGGCACTAAAATCTCTGCCCGGCCATGTGATGATATCTTTAAAGCAACGATTTCAACCACAGACCCGTTGCAGTTATTTAACGGACCCGTTGAACAGGATGCTTTTTTCCGTGTGGCGTCACGGGCAAAAATGATGCGAAATGGCTATGACAGTTATGCTTACGCCATGATCGCGGCAGGTTTTATCGATATTGTTATTGAAAGCGGCCTTGAACCTCATGATATTCAGGCACTCATCCCGATTATTGAGGGCGCAGGCGGCATTGTCACCAACTGGCAGGGCGGCCCCTGTGATAAGGGAGGCCAGGTCCTTGCCTGCGGTGATAAGCGCCTGCATGAGCAGGTTGTTAAACTGCTTAACATCACGACAAGTGATTTATAAATATTCCATCCCGGCCAAAAGTACCTGCACGGCCATAATAATCACAATCACCGAACCGATCGTATAAAATGTGGCGCGCACTTCATGAGTC is a window encoding:
- the hisN gene encoding histidinol-phosphatase yields the protein MSDQDDLKIYTDFMHELANAAAAVSLKYFKKHIDVENKGSKLGTSFDPVTIADQNTEKAIRELIRTCFPDHNISGEEQAAEQKGSNFTWVIDPIDGTRAYITGIPTWATLVSLHDGHKPIVGLLDQPYLKERYIGTSRGTFFNGTKISARPCDDIFKATISTTDPLQLFNGPVEQDAFFRVASRAKMMRNGYDSYAYAMIAAGFIDIVIESGLEPHDIQALIPIIEGAGGIVTNWQGGPCDKGGQVLACGDKRLHEQVVKLLNITTSDL